One Mycoavidus sp. HKI genomic region harbors:
- a CDS encoding conjugal transfer protein TraB has product MQLPSLIYYSLAGTAIALIAWFPGHWLVSLALLPWLWCKAHTHWQATALWLAYYLTGARDILLICARFFSGHDELSAGLGYMLGIGFWLAQAVLLAIPWSLLHPTSKTPAAKTIIRVFIALFCTNLPPLGIIGWLSPLHISSALFPAWGGLGLLLGIGTLCLAAVRPGNRKTIWLTLCLAGLALTAHKNETRPAIPAGWLALDLQLGRLDQSTLPALFKRTEQVQSALSQALAQPATTVVVLPEEIIGLWRPALAFWWQGQIRQAARQGQTFLLGADLLKQEIPLRYTNSVLAFGHYPARLDSRMPMPAGLWRPGSAISAVAGKLRQPYLKLGGLQAALSICYEDFLWWPHWRLFFAPPEILISVANQWFNSDLPVAEMQQQSIHSLARLVRVPIVRSTNR; this is encoded by the coding sequence ATGCAGCTGCCTAGCTTAATTTATTACAGCCTTGCCGGCACAGCCATTGCCCTTATAGCCTGGTTTCCTGGCCACTGGCTAGTCAGTTTAGCGCTCCTACCCTGGCTCTGGTGCAAAGCACATACACACTGGCAAGCGACGGCACTTTGGCTGGCCTATTACCTGACTGGGGCACGCGATATTCTGCTGATATGCGCACGCTTTTTCAGCGGCCACGATGAGCTATCTGCCGGCTTGGGCTATATGCTAGGCATCGGTTTTTGGTTAGCGCAAGCTGTCTTACTTGCAATACCCTGGTCTCTATTACACCCCACGTCCAAAACACCTGCAGCAAAAACCATCATCCGGGTATTCATCGCCCTCTTCTGCACCAATCTGCCACCGCTTGGCATCATTGGCTGGCTGTCTCCGCTGCATATCAGCAGCGCACTCTTTCCAGCTTGGGGAGGTTTAGGTTTACTCCTTGGCATCGGGACACTTTGCCTTGCAGCTGTACGCCCCGGCAACCGTAAAACGATATGGCTTACCTTATGCTTAGCTGGCCTGGCTCTAACCGCACATAAAAATGAAACTCGCCCGGCCATACCCGCCGGCTGGCTAGCACTTGATTTACAACTTGGCCGGCTTGATCAAAGCACGCTACCTGCATTATTTAAGCGCACCGAGCAAGTGCAAAGCGCGCTCTCACAAGCACTCGCCCAACCTGCCACCACAGTGGTTGTATTACCAGAAGAAATTATAGGACTCTGGCGGCCAGCTTTGGCTTTTTGGTGGCAAGGACAGATACGCCAAGCGGCGCGTCAGGGTCAAACTTTTTTACTTGGCGCCGATCTCCTTAAGCAGGAAATTCCGCTACGTTACACCAATAGCGTATTGGCATTTGGCCACTACCCGGCTCGCTTAGATAGCCGTATGCCGATGCCAGCCGGCCTCTGGCGCCCAGGCAGCGCAATCAGCGCAGTAGCCGGAAAACTCAGACAACCTTACCTCAAACTTGGCGGCCTTCAAGCCGCGCTTTCGATCTGCTATGAAGATTTTTTATGGTGGCCGCATTGGCGCCTATTCTTCGCGCCACCGGAGATCCTCATTAGCGTGGCAAACCAATGGTTTAACAGCGATTTGCCCGTAGCCGAGATGCAACAACAAAGCATCCATTCCCTGGCTCGACTGGTTAGGGTTCCAATCGTGCGCTCGACTAATCGCTGA
- a CDS encoding PFL_4669 family integrating conjugative element protein, giving the protein MVTKVPLRPRRWSSALNAFATSADSPFPDHYDLEAERKIVWHLLQSDMPDPADPFFARYELFCEREQSLKHMQATYAARQSADALVPISDARKIKSLGQLAAQVEDTMELHTVHAMRLFLGLAIRPGESGSPSAGGKRVAAALRALWSLSGNDNPYADWALIEVSNRIAEVRKLISAEQKRMLGKLDGLKQKGLSYSILQAREPAKVRLGFASPYGFMIALLLVEVDGYARIVKSAQYRDLISSHEGHQALQAVKHKCRSIFERAVYWQKYLTQDALIQLTRLDFLPTAQALAKARVNAIKKLFGAVPKDIFMGLKQPRHTKRHLNLSEAEYRLLESI; this is encoded by the coding sequence ATGGTCACTAAAGTACCATTACGGCCCAGGCGGTGGAGCTCTGCTCTTAATGCGTTTGCGACTTCGGCGGATTCGCCTTTTCCAGACCATTATGATCTGGAGGCCGAGCGTAAAATTGTGTGGCACTTACTACAATCGGATATGCCTGATCCGGCCGATCCGTTTTTTGCCCGTTATGAGCTTTTTTGTGAGCGCGAACAAAGCCTGAAACACATGCAGGCAACGTATGCTGCGCGGCAAAGTGCAGATGCACTTGTACCCATTAGCGATGCGCGCAAAATTAAATCGTTGGGGCAGCTTGCTGCTCAAGTGGAAGATACGATGGAGTTGCATACGGTGCATGCGATGCGGCTTTTCCTCGGTTTGGCAATTCGGCCTGGAGAATCAGGCTCTCCGAGCGCCGGGGGCAAGCGCGTGGCCGCTGCGTTGCGCGCCCTTTGGTCGTTATCAGGTAATGATAATCCTTATGCCGACTGGGCTTTGATTGAAGTTTCGAACCGTATTGCCGAAGTGCGTAAGCTCATTAGCGCAGAACAAAAGCGCATGCTAGGCAAACTTGACGGATTGAAGCAAAAAGGGCTTTCTTATTCGATCTTACAAGCTCGGGAGCCTGCTAAGGTTCGCCTTGGTTTTGCTTCTCCATACGGTTTTATGATTGCGTTACTGTTGGTTGAAGTCGACGGCTATGCTCGGATTGTCAAATCTGCGCAGTATCGGGATTTGATTTCATCGCACGAAGGCCATCAAGCGTTGCAAGCAGTCAAGCATAAATGTCGCAGCATCTTTGAGCGCGCTGTGTATTGGCAAAAATATTTAACGCAGGATGCTCTGATTCAGCTGACGCGGCTTGATTTTTTGCCAACAGCCCAGGCGTTGGCGAAAGCGCGTGTGAACGCCATCAAAAAACTATTTGGTGCGGTTCCTAAAGATATTTTTATGGGCCTGAAACAACCTCGCCATACTAAGCGGCATCTCAATTTAAGCGAAGCGGAATACCGTTTGCTTGAATCGATATAA
- a CDS encoding MBL fold metallo-hydrolase, with protein sequence MKTKIIPVTPFKQNCTLLICEASNRAAAVDPGGDLERIEEQIDKEGATLEKVFLTHGHLDHCGGAQALARKYHVPIEGPQKEERFWLDLLPEQSVRFGFPAASVFEPDRWLENEDRVYFGEEMLEVYHCPGHTPGHIIFFSRAHRLAMVGDVLFAHSIGRTDFPRGNHAELIHSIRSRLWPLGDDVTFIPGHGRTSTFGQERKTNPHVADRFIS encoded by the coding sequence ATGAAAACTAAAATCATCCCCGTCACGCCTTTTAAGCAAAACTGCACTCTACTCATCTGTGAGGCGAGCAATCGCGCAGCAGCAGTAGACCCTGGTGGAGATTTAGAGCGTATCGAGGAGCAAATCGATAAAGAAGGCGCCACTTTAGAGAAAGTGTTTCTAACGCATGGCCATCTTGATCATTGCGGCGGCGCACAAGCACTGGCGCGCAAATATCATGTCCCCATTGAGGGGCCTCAGAAAGAAGAACGTTTTTGGCTAGATTTATTGCCAGAGCAAAGCGTACGCTTTGGCTTTCCAGCCGCCAGCGTATTTGAACCTGACCGCTGGCTAGAAAACGAAGATCGTGTGTATTTCGGGGAAGAAATGCTAGAGGTCTATCATTGCCCAGGCCACACACCGGGGCATATTATCTTTTTTAGCCGAGCGCATCGCTTGGCCATGGTAGGCGATGTATTGTTTGCTCACTCCATCGGCCGCACCGATTTTCCTCGCGGCAATCATGCCGAGTTGATTCATTCTATTCGGAGCCGCTTATGGCCTCTTGGAGACGATGTGACTTTTATTCCTGGGCATGGCCGCACCTCTACTTTTGGGCAAGAGCGCAAAACCAATCCACACGTTGCAGATAGGTTCATTTCATAA
- a CDS encoding J domain-containing protein: protein MTRTNNWSVSISSDQNNLALSKEQKAFNSLIKQIDKRRKRLGAWETVASAFQQQYVNDLLPLEQASTALQIQMVHCLDRAYGQKGLTQAERRKTAAVIVDWARDLIDEEESLKTIYNKYNPIDYDSETATEVDDMKSMLEAMLGVDLGDEDISSPEDLLQHAQAHIEQQQVQAEAEATAREARRAARKKSPKQLAAEARAHEEQAQISLSIREVYRKLASALHPDREADPQERDRKTKLMQRVNAAYTKNNLLQLLELQLELEHIDQHSINGISENRLKHYNRVLKEQVRELDQEILHVEATFRHTYGIRSFEELSPDIALRNLAIEIKNFRQNIRVLERDLVAFEDIKNLKRWLKTFKLASARSISFV, encoded by the coding sequence ATGACCAGAACAAACAATTGGTCTGTCAGTATTTCATCTGATCAAAACAACCTTGCACTGTCGAAAGAACAAAAAGCGTTCAACTCTCTGATCAAACAGATTGATAAGCGACGCAAGCGGCTTGGCGCTTGGGAAACCGTGGCATCCGCATTCCAACAACAATACGTCAACGATCTCTTGCCTCTTGAACAGGCCTCGACCGCTTTGCAAATCCAGATGGTACATTGCCTCGATCGGGCTTATGGCCAAAAGGGGCTCACCCAAGCAGAACGTCGTAAGACCGCAGCCGTCATTGTCGATTGGGCGCGTGATCTGATCGACGAAGAGGAGAGTTTGAAAACCATTTACAACAAATACAACCCGATTGACTACGACAGCGAAACTGCCACCGAAGTCGACGATATGAAGTCGATGTTGGAGGCGATGCTCGGTGTCGATCTAGGCGATGAGGACATAAGCTCCCCTGAAGATTTATTGCAACACGCTCAAGCGCATATCGAGCAACAACAAGTGCAAGCAGAAGCCGAGGCTACAGCGCGGGAAGCACGCCGGGCGGCAAGAAAAAAATCACCCAAACAACTTGCGGCAGAAGCTCGCGCACACGAAGAGCAGGCGCAGATTAGCCTTTCGATCCGTGAGGTCTATCGCAAACTAGCCAGTGCCCTGCACCCCGATCGCGAAGCTGATCCGCAAGAACGTGATCGGAAAACCAAGCTGATGCAACGCGTCAATGCCGCTTATACCAAGAACAACCTATTACAGTTGTTGGAGTTGCAACTGGAACTGGAGCATATTGATCAGCATTCGATCAACGGCATCAGCGAAAACCGGCTGAAACACTACAACAGGGTCTTGAAAGAGCAAGTTCGCGAACTGGATCAAGAAATCCTGCATGTCGAAGCCACATTTCGGCATACTTATGGAATAAGGTCTTTTGAGGAACTGTCTCCAGATATTGCTTTACGAAATCTTGCTATTGAAATCAAAAATTTCCGGCAAAACATCCGAGTTCTTGAGCGTGATCTTGTTGCGTTCGAAGACATCAAGAATTTGAAGCGCTGGCTTAAGACCTTCAAGCTCGCGTCGGCTAGATCTATATCATTCGTATAG
- a CDS encoding helix-turn-helix domain-containing protein, whose translation MTLLFLAGTLYDMDIHARIKQKRLEKKFSLEELAQKVGVKSWQAVQHWERAENKGGTAPHRTRLPAVAEALGVSPEWLQFGDEAISARKRAKKDKPLLAFEQKLISHHENLTLTVRQLIQKLIDADKVGALPNNVVAALDSVLGVYLELRQAFQNKKSQKTSAP comes from the coding sequence GTGACGCTACTTTTTCTGGCAGGTACATTGTATGACATGGACATACATGCACGAATCAAACAAAAGCGCCTAGAAAAAAAGTTTTCGCTAGAAGAGCTTGCCCAGAAAGTAGGAGTTAAAAGTTGGCAAGCCGTTCAGCATTGGGAACGGGCAGAAAATAAAGGCGGTACAGCGCCGCATAGAACCCGGCTGCCGGCTGTCGCTGAAGCGCTAGGGGTATCGCCAGAATGGCTGCAATTTGGGGACGAAGCTATTTCTGCCCGAAAACGGGCCAAGAAAGACAAACCACTCTTAGCGTTTGAACAAAAATTAATTAGTCATCATGAAAATCTAACGCTTACCGTACGTCAGTTGATCCAAAAATTGATCGATGCGGATAAAGTGGGAGCCTTGCCAAATAACGTAGTGGCCGCACTTGATAGCGTTTTAGGCGTATATCTGGAACTGCGTCAAGCATTTCAGAATAAAAAATCGCAAAAAACCAGCGCGCCCTAA
- a CDS encoding 2-hydroxycarboxylate transporter family protein: MRSKLFRGRTKVVLYKGLPVSKSYFYALRSRAWSARWRQLLQFRIGIVPLPLYCAIFACLGAFLIWGTLPGEISVMFATLAVLGFTCSELGARLPGLRCIGGPVLVTLLLPSCLVHYQWIPADLVRSIGEFWHATQILYLFTAAIVVGSLLSMDRQVLIQGCAKIFIPLAAGSIAAALVGTLTGLAFGRSAYDTFFYLVIPIMAGGLGEGAIPLTFGYAAILQLPQPQLFAQVVPSVVLGNLTAIICAALYHQFGKRYPCYRGEGCGLLMSAPARENNLPPMTMEPLAGAGMVALGFYMIGLLVHQCTAWPAPIVMLCLAVLVKLTRTVSPKLEYGAQMMHHFFCSAVAYPLLFGIGLTLTPWEGLLAAFTLANCVTIIATVLTLTTVGFAVGRWVGLHPVESAVINACHSGMGGIGDMAILTAANSMRLMPFAQLATRIGGALTVILALILLARVG, encoded by the coding sequence ATGCGTTCTAAGCTATTTCGCGGGCGGACAAAAGTTGTTTTATACAAAGGTTTGCCGGTCTCTAAAAGCTATTTTTATGCGTTACGGTCACGCGCTTGGTCAGCTAGGTGGCGGCAGCTGCTACAGTTTCGTATCGGCATTGTGCCACTGCCTCTGTATTGCGCCATTTTTGCTTGCTTAGGCGCTTTTTTAATTTGGGGTACGCTGCCTGGCGAAATTTCCGTGATGTTTGCCACGCTTGCCGTGCTTGGTTTTACCTGCTCAGAGTTGGGCGCACGTCTGCCTGGCTTAAGGTGCATTGGCGGGCCGGTGCTTGTGACGCTCTTATTGCCCTCATGCTTAGTACATTATCAGTGGATACCCGCTGATTTAGTTCGCTCGATTGGCGAGTTTTGGCATGCAACTCAGATTCTTTACCTGTTTACCGCTGCCATTGTTGTTGGCAGCTTGCTGAGTATGGATCGACAGGTGTTGATTCAAGGTTGCGCTAAAATTTTTATCCCATTGGCGGCAGGCTCGATTGCCGCAGCGTTAGTCGGTACTTTGACGGGTCTAGCGTTTGGCCGTAGCGCATATGATACTTTTTTCTATTTAGTGATTCCAATTATGGCCGGCGGCCTCGGTGAGGGGGCGATTCCGCTGACATTCGGCTATGCGGCAATTTTACAGTTGCCGCAACCTCAGCTCTTTGCACAGGTCGTACCATCAGTGGTGCTGGGTAATTTGACGGCGATTATCTGTGCCGCTTTATATCATCAGTTTGGTAAGCGTTATCCGTGCTATCGCGGAGAAGGTTGTGGGTTATTGATGAGCGCCCCAGCTCGAGAAAATAATCTGCCGCCGATGACAATGGAGCCGTTAGCAGGGGCCGGCATGGTCGCATTGGGTTTCTATATGATTGGACTATTGGTGCATCAATGCACGGCATGGCCGGCGCCGATCGTGATGCTGTGCCTGGCGGTGCTGGTTAAATTGACGCGCACTGTCTCGCCTAAATTGGAATATGGTGCGCAGATGATGCATCATTTTTTCTGTAGCGCCGTGGCGTATCCGTTATTGTTTGGCATTGGCTTGACGCTGACGCCATGGGAGGGGCTGTTAGCCGCTTTTACGCTGGCGAATTGCGTCACGATTATTGCGACTGTGTTGACATTAACAACAGTGGGCTTTGCGGTTGGGCGTTGGGTTGGTTTGCATCCGGTCGAAAGTGCGGTGATCAATGCCTGTCATAGCGGTATGGGCGGGATTGGCGATATGGCGATTCTCACGGCGGCTAACAGCATGCGGTTAATGCCGTTTGCGCAATTGGCGACGCGTATTGGCGGGGCGTTAACGGTGATTTTGGCGCTTATTTTGTTGGCCCGAGTAGGGTGA